The Triticum aestivum cultivar Chinese Spring chromosome 7B, IWGSC CS RefSeq v2.1, whole genome shotgun sequence genome window below encodes:
- the LOC123162934 gene encoding uncharacterized protein isoform X2 — translation MATSTSTSGGGGARPWRTALLTLRDESVASPSPPALLALLRRLLLPPSSPSLAASAAALSPHEVGSDVAFLAEKAAAVAPCAGAADALRGVCHLIREVMCKTNTEIDSSGWLAVLTFLHELVKCSVEGACLKGHCDRTSALNTLSDCLQILRFLSKDLGRGGSLTENSHVLRVLILIISCLQAELNMTDKSNGPGISSHISVSTNNKNYNTWDMEISAFSMMEDILCKIASSMSEVLWQSVVEVLRKVMDSVTARNLIIESSVMSRFYTSFLRCLHFVLSEPKASLSGHVAGFVANLQMFFVYGLRSSSPSAIIPKENKTDSQSRGSGRGRYKPPHLRKKDGKTNDSLDDRSSDSESSRYDLGSSDSDLSDTDGYAKSGDRFRSSKARLAAILCIQDICRADPKSLTSLWPLLLPENDVLQQRKYRATLMTCLIFDPITKVRVEAASTIAAMLEGQALVLTQVAEYKESSKLGSFTTLSCSLGQILMQLHTGMMFLVQRETQTTLLAAVFRVLILLISATPYPRMPKELLPTVITAMCGRLLDRNSNKNEHYALLVNVLSCLEAAFAKGPPSSDVFGVLIDHCAGPSLAQQKSSVVVILLHCIEEEMHFSVRCGALQVLRSVVHNYPSCANIIWEKVRDIVLDLLQTESFEDQKCDANFGPPKEELSTKGRCLVAGIKVIDECLRVSSGFKGADDLKECRLLDIQQFSDCTVNKSIKSAPHFEIETPGPSQNCSLDITLGTNRWTEVLETHLPRGLSHASAMVRTASLTCFAGMTSDVFFSLPVNKRDYVTSSSVHAALSDAVATVRSAACRAIGIVSCFSQILSSPSLPGEFIKAIDFNTQNSSTPVRITASWALANLCSSIRFRALELQTDPTADLLDKSTISLLVEIALRLTKDGEKVKSNAVRALGYLSRFIRFNHHCDAVDDSRNSVFYGDPVCLQTIVQALMSSVTTGNVKVQWNVCHALSNLFMNDTVRLSEMQWASSVYSILLLLLRDSNNYKIRMHAAVALAVPVTRLDYGSSFPDVVRGLTHVLESLSSNSSSSPSNFKHRDNLEKQLTFTALHLLGFVSPKDDQSLKDFLIKKASFLEDWLKGLCSAFNSAEDQPLASETINDEDGFSPNVSQKVMLSSAVVSLLNVYTSGNQQVITQRFEQLARSTA, via the exons AtggccacctccacctccacctccgggggAGGCGGGGCACGGCCGTGGCGTACCGCGCTTCTCACCCTCCGCGATGAGTCAGTCGCCTCGCCCTCCCCTCCGGCTCTCctcgcgctcctccgccgcctccttcTGCCCCCCTCCTCGCCATCCCtcgcggcctccgccgccgcgctctccCCTCACGAG GTGGGCTCGGATGTGGCGTTCCTCGCGGAGAAGGCCGCGGCGGTGGCCCCCTGTGCTGGCGCCGCCGACGCGCTGCGTGGCGTCTGCCACCTG ATTCGTGAGGTCATGTGCAAGACAAATACGGAGATTGACTCTTCTGGCTGGCTTGCAGTGTTAACGTTTCTTCATGAGCTTGTGAAGTGTTCAGTTGAGGGTGCATGCCTTAAGGGTCACTGTGATAGGACATCTGCACTGAATACACTATCTGATTGTTTGCAAATTCTCAG GTTTTTGAGCAAGGATCTTGGAAGAGGTGGTTCATTAACTGAGAATTCACATGTACTCAGAGTTCTTATCTTGATCATATCATGCTTGCAAGCTGAACTGAACATGACAGATAAATCCAATGGTCCTGGCATTTCCTCCCACATTTCTGTATCAACGAATAATAAAAATTATAATACCTGGGATATGGAAATCTCTGCATTTTCGATGATGGAAGATATACTATGCAAGATTGCATCGAGTATGTCGGAAGTTTTATGGCAGTCTGTTGTTGAG GTCTTGAGAAAAGTTATGGACTCTGTGACAGCAAGGAACCTTATTATTGAGAGTAGCGTTATGTCAAG ATTTTATACTTCCTTTCTTCGTTGTCTGCATTTCGTTCTTTCAGAACCGAAAGCTTCACTTTCAGGACAT GTAGCAGGTTTCGTGgcaaatttgcaaatgtttttTGTGTATGGGCTAAGGTCATCTTCGCCATCTGCAATAATTCCAAAGGAAAACAAAACAGACTCACAATCCAGGGGTTCTGGCCGTGGACGATATAAACCACCTCATTTACGAAAAAAGGATGGAAAAACAAATGATTCATTGGACGATCGAAGTTCAGATAGTGAATCTTCTCGATATGATTTAGGCTCTTCAGATTCAGATCTGAGCGATACTGATGGATATGCAAAAAGTGGAGACCGTTTCAGGAGTTCGAAAGCTAGACTAGCTGCCATCCTTTGTATACAG GATATTTGTCGTGCTGACCCAAAATCACTTACTTCACTGTGGCCATTACTTTTGCCTGAGAACGACGTTCTCCAACAAAG AAAATATCGAGCTACTCTGATGACATGCTTGATTTTTGACCCTATAACAAAG GTACGTGTTGAGGCAGCATCGACGATTGCTGCCATGCTGGAAGGGCAGGCCTTAGTTTTGACACAAGTTGCAGAGTATAAAGAATCATCGAAACTTGGATCTTTCACTACGTTATCTTGCTCGCTTGGTCAAATTCTGATGCAGCTGCACACAG GTATGATGTTCTTGGTACAGCGTGAAACTCAAACTACATTGCTTGCAGCAGTGTTCAGAGTTCTCATCCTTCTGATATCTGCTACACC GTACCCTCGAATGCCGAAGGAGCTGTTGCCAACTGTCATTACAGCCATGTGCGGTAGATTATTAGACaggaactcaaataaaaatgaacaTTATGCTTTGCTG GTTAATGTTCTAAGTTGCTTGGAGGCAGCATTTGCAAAGGGGCCACCTTCTTCAGATGTCTTTGGAGTTCTCATTGATCACTGTGCAG GGCCATCACTTGCTCAGCAGAAGTCAAGTGTCGTAGTTATTCTTCTTCATTGTATAGAAGAGGAAATGCATTTCAGTGTTAGGTGTGGAGCTCTCCAG GTGTTGAGATCAGTGGTTCATAATTACCCAAGCTGTGCAAACATCATTTGGGAAAAAGTTCGAGATATCGTTCTTGATTTATTGCAAACGGAGAGCTTTGAAGACCAAAAATGTGATGCTAACTTTGGCCCCCCTAAAGAAGAATTATCTACTAAAGGAAGATGTCTTGTAGCTGGTATTAAG GTAATTGATGAGTGTCTGCGTGTTTCATCTGGATTCAAGGGTGCGGATGATCTCAAAGAGTGTAGATTGCTGGATATTCAGCAATTTTCAGACTGCACTGTAAATAAAAGTATTAAATCTGCGCCTCACTTTGAAATTGAAACCCCTGGACCATCACAAAACTGCTCTTTGGACATTACACTTGGAACCAACCGTTGGACTGAGGTGTTAGAAACTCATCTCCCTCGGGGATTATCACATGCCTCTGCTATG GTCAGGACAGCATCACTCACATGTTTCGCGGGCATGACCTCTGATGTTTTCTTCTCCCTACCAGTAAACAAGAGAGATTATGTGACCTCCTCATCT GTTCATGCAGCATTGAGTGATGCAGTTGCTACAGTGAGGTCGGCTGCATGTCGAGCCATTGGTATTGTTTCATGTTTCTCCCAAATATTGTCGAG TCCTAGCCTACCTGGCGAGTTCATAAAAGCCATTGACTTCAATACACAAAATTCATCAACTCCA GTCCGTATCACTGCCTCGTGGGCTTTGGCCAATCTTTGTTCTTCTATTCGTTTCAGAGCATTGGAACTACAAACAGATCCGACTGCAG ATCTACTTGATAAATCAACAATTTCATTGCTGGTTGAAATTGCTTTGCGCCTAACCAAAGATGGCGAAAAA GTAAAGTCAAATGCCGTTAGAGCCCTTGGATATCTGTCAAGATTTATCAGATTCAATCATCATTGTGATGCAGTTGATGATTCAAG GAATTCTGTTTTCTATGGAGATCCTGTCTGTCTTCAAACAATAGTACAGGCTTTGATGTCTTCTGTGACTACTGGAAATGTAAAG GTTCAGTGGAATGTTTGTCATGCTCTTAGTAACTTATTCATGAATGACACCGTGAGACTTTCAGAGATGCAGTG GGCATCAAGTGTTTATAGCATACTTCTACTATTACTCCGTGACTCAAACAATTATAAAATAAGGATGCATGCGGCTGTTGCTTTAGCAGTGCCAGTCACAAGGCTTG ATTATGGTAGCTCCTTTCCAGATGTTGTCAGAGGCCTCACACATGTTCTTGAGTCATTAAGTTCGAACAGTTCATCATCGCCTTCAAATTTCAAACACCGGGACAACCTTGAGAAACAG CTTACGTTTACTGCTCTGCATTTGCTTGGTTTTGTTTCACCGAAGGATGACCAAAGCCTGAAAGATTTTCTTATCAAG AAGGCATCCTTTCTGGAAGACTGGCTGAAGGGTTTATGCTCAGCATTCAATAGTGCCGAGGACCAGCCTCTGGCAAGCGAGACCATAAATGACGAGGATGGTTTCAGCCCAAATGTGTCACAGAAAGTTATGTTATCTTCTGCTGTAGTGTCCTTGCTCAATGTATATACAAGTGGAAACCAGCAAGTTATTACTCAGAGATTTGAGCAATTGGCTAGAAGCACAGCGTGA
- the LOC123162934 gene encoding uncharacterized protein isoform X1: MATSTSTSGGGGARPWRTALLTLRDESVASPSPPALLALLRRLLLPPSSPSLAASAAALSPHEVGSDVAFLAEKAAAVAPCAGAADALRGVCHLIREVMCKTNTEIDSSGWLAVLTFLHELVKCSVEGACLKGHCDRTSALNTLSDCLQILRFLSKDLGRGGSLTENSHVLRVLILIISCLQAELNMTDKSNGPGISSHISVSTNNKNYNTWDMEISAFSMMEDILCKIASSMSEVLWQSVVEVLRKVMDSVTARNLIIESSVMSRFYTSFLRCLHFVLSEPKASLSGHVAGFVANLQMFFVYGLRSSSPSAIIPKENKTDSQSRGSGRGRYKPPHLRKKDGKTNDSLDDRSSDSESSRYDLGSSDSDLSDTDGYAKSGDRFRSSKARLAAILCIQDICRADPKSLTSLWPLLLPENDVLQQRKYRATLMTCLIFDPITKVRVEAASTIAAMLEGQALVLTQVAEYKESSKLGSFTTLSCSLGQILMQLHTGMMFLVQRETQTTLLAAVFRVLILLISATPYPRMPKELLPTVITAMCGRLLDRNSNKNEHYALLVNVLSCLEAAFAKGPPSSDVFGVLIDHCAGPSLAQQKSSVVVILLHCIEEEMHFSVRCGALQVLRSVVHNYPSCANIIWEKVRDIVLDLLQTESFEDQKCDANFGPPKEELSTKGRCLVAGIKVIDECLRVSSGFKGADDLKECRLLDIQQFSDCTVNKSIKSAPHFEIETPGPSQNCSLDITLGTNRWTEVLETHLPRGLSHASAMVRTASLTCFAGMTSDVFFSLPVNKRDYVTSSSVHAALSDAVATVRSAACRAIGIVSCFSQILSSPSLPGEFIKAIDFNTQNSSTPVRITASWALANLCSSIRFRALELQTDPTADLLDKSTISLLVEIALRLTKDGEKVKSNAVRALGYLSRFIRFNHHCDAVDDSRNSVFYGDPVCLQTIVQALMSSVTTGNVKVQWNVCHALSNLFMNDTVRLSEMQWASSVYSILLLLLRDSNNYKIRMHAAVALAVPVTRLDYGSSFPDVVRGLTHVLESLSSNSSSSPSNFKHRDNLEKQLTFTALHLLGFVSPKDDQSLKDFLIKVSTLALCNMHALKKYPIKASFLEDWLKGLCSAFNSAEDQPLASETINDEDGFSPNVSQKVMLSSAVVSLLNVYTSGNQQVITQRFEQLARSTA, encoded by the exons AtggccacctccacctccacctccgggggAGGCGGGGCACGGCCGTGGCGTACCGCGCTTCTCACCCTCCGCGATGAGTCAGTCGCCTCGCCCTCCCCTCCGGCTCTCctcgcgctcctccgccgcctccttcTGCCCCCCTCCTCGCCATCCCtcgcggcctccgccgccgcgctctccCCTCACGAG GTGGGCTCGGATGTGGCGTTCCTCGCGGAGAAGGCCGCGGCGGTGGCCCCCTGTGCTGGCGCCGCCGACGCGCTGCGTGGCGTCTGCCACCTG ATTCGTGAGGTCATGTGCAAGACAAATACGGAGATTGACTCTTCTGGCTGGCTTGCAGTGTTAACGTTTCTTCATGAGCTTGTGAAGTGTTCAGTTGAGGGTGCATGCCTTAAGGGTCACTGTGATAGGACATCTGCACTGAATACACTATCTGATTGTTTGCAAATTCTCAG GTTTTTGAGCAAGGATCTTGGAAGAGGTGGTTCATTAACTGAGAATTCACATGTACTCAGAGTTCTTATCTTGATCATATCATGCTTGCAAGCTGAACTGAACATGACAGATAAATCCAATGGTCCTGGCATTTCCTCCCACATTTCTGTATCAACGAATAATAAAAATTATAATACCTGGGATATGGAAATCTCTGCATTTTCGATGATGGAAGATATACTATGCAAGATTGCATCGAGTATGTCGGAAGTTTTATGGCAGTCTGTTGTTGAG GTCTTGAGAAAAGTTATGGACTCTGTGACAGCAAGGAACCTTATTATTGAGAGTAGCGTTATGTCAAG ATTTTATACTTCCTTTCTTCGTTGTCTGCATTTCGTTCTTTCAGAACCGAAAGCTTCACTTTCAGGACAT GTAGCAGGTTTCGTGgcaaatttgcaaatgtttttTGTGTATGGGCTAAGGTCATCTTCGCCATCTGCAATAATTCCAAAGGAAAACAAAACAGACTCACAATCCAGGGGTTCTGGCCGTGGACGATATAAACCACCTCATTTACGAAAAAAGGATGGAAAAACAAATGATTCATTGGACGATCGAAGTTCAGATAGTGAATCTTCTCGATATGATTTAGGCTCTTCAGATTCAGATCTGAGCGATACTGATGGATATGCAAAAAGTGGAGACCGTTTCAGGAGTTCGAAAGCTAGACTAGCTGCCATCCTTTGTATACAG GATATTTGTCGTGCTGACCCAAAATCACTTACTTCACTGTGGCCATTACTTTTGCCTGAGAACGACGTTCTCCAACAAAG AAAATATCGAGCTACTCTGATGACATGCTTGATTTTTGACCCTATAACAAAG GTACGTGTTGAGGCAGCATCGACGATTGCTGCCATGCTGGAAGGGCAGGCCTTAGTTTTGACACAAGTTGCAGAGTATAAAGAATCATCGAAACTTGGATCTTTCACTACGTTATCTTGCTCGCTTGGTCAAATTCTGATGCAGCTGCACACAG GTATGATGTTCTTGGTACAGCGTGAAACTCAAACTACATTGCTTGCAGCAGTGTTCAGAGTTCTCATCCTTCTGATATCTGCTACACC GTACCCTCGAATGCCGAAGGAGCTGTTGCCAACTGTCATTACAGCCATGTGCGGTAGATTATTAGACaggaactcaaataaaaatgaacaTTATGCTTTGCTG GTTAATGTTCTAAGTTGCTTGGAGGCAGCATTTGCAAAGGGGCCACCTTCTTCAGATGTCTTTGGAGTTCTCATTGATCACTGTGCAG GGCCATCACTTGCTCAGCAGAAGTCAAGTGTCGTAGTTATTCTTCTTCATTGTATAGAAGAGGAAATGCATTTCAGTGTTAGGTGTGGAGCTCTCCAG GTGTTGAGATCAGTGGTTCATAATTACCCAAGCTGTGCAAACATCATTTGGGAAAAAGTTCGAGATATCGTTCTTGATTTATTGCAAACGGAGAGCTTTGAAGACCAAAAATGTGATGCTAACTTTGGCCCCCCTAAAGAAGAATTATCTACTAAAGGAAGATGTCTTGTAGCTGGTATTAAG GTAATTGATGAGTGTCTGCGTGTTTCATCTGGATTCAAGGGTGCGGATGATCTCAAAGAGTGTAGATTGCTGGATATTCAGCAATTTTCAGACTGCACTGTAAATAAAAGTATTAAATCTGCGCCTCACTTTGAAATTGAAACCCCTGGACCATCACAAAACTGCTCTTTGGACATTACACTTGGAACCAACCGTTGGACTGAGGTGTTAGAAACTCATCTCCCTCGGGGATTATCACATGCCTCTGCTATG GTCAGGACAGCATCACTCACATGTTTCGCGGGCATGACCTCTGATGTTTTCTTCTCCCTACCAGTAAACAAGAGAGATTATGTGACCTCCTCATCT GTTCATGCAGCATTGAGTGATGCAGTTGCTACAGTGAGGTCGGCTGCATGTCGAGCCATTGGTATTGTTTCATGTTTCTCCCAAATATTGTCGAG TCCTAGCCTACCTGGCGAGTTCATAAAAGCCATTGACTTCAATACACAAAATTCATCAACTCCA GTCCGTATCACTGCCTCGTGGGCTTTGGCCAATCTTTGTTCTTCTATTCGTTTCAGAGCATTGGAACTACAAACAGATCCGACTGCAG ATCTACTTGATAAATCAACAATTTCATTGCTGGTTGAAATTGCTTTGCGCCTAACCAAAGATGGCGAAAAA GTAAAGTCAAATGCCGTTAGAGCCCTTGGATATCTGTCAAGATTTATCAGATTCAATCATCATTGTGATGCAGTTGATGATTCAAG GAATTCTGTTTTCTATGGAGATCCTGTCTGTCTTCAAACAATAGTACAGGCTTTGATGTCTTCTGTGACTACTGGAAATGTAAAG GTTCAGTGGAATGTTTGTCATGCTCTTAGTAACTTATTCATGAATGACACCGTGAGACTTTCAGAGATGCAGTG GGCATCAAGTGTTTATAGCATACTTCTACTATTACTCCGTGACTCAAACAATTATAAAATAAGGATGCATGCGGCTGTTGCTTTAGCAGTGCCAGTCACAAGGCTTG ATTATGGTAGCTCCTTTCCAGATGTTGTCAGAGGCCTCACACATGTTCTTGAGTCATTAAGTTCGAACAGTTCATCATCGCCTTCAAATTTCAAACACCGGGACAACCTTGAGAAACAG CTTACGTTTACTGCTCTGCATTTGCTTGGTTTTGTTTCACCGAAGGATGACCAAAGCCTGAAAGATTTTCTTATCAAG GTTTCTACTCTAGCCCTGTGTAATATGCATGCACTGAAGAAATACCCCATA AAGGCATCCTTTCTGGAAGACTGGCTGAAGGGTTTATGCTCAGCATTCAATAGTGCCGAGGACCAGCCTCTGGCAAGCGAGACCATAAATGACGAGGATGGTTTCAGCCCAAATGTGTCACAGAAAGTTATGTTATCTTCTGCTGTAGTGTCCTTGCTCAATGTATATACAAGTGGAAACCAGCAAGTTATTACTCAGAGATTTGAGCAATTGGCTAGAAGCACAGCGTGA